The Diaminobutyricimonas aerilata nucleotide sequence GTCGTTCGTGACCGTCATGGTGCTGCTCTACCTGCTCGTCAACCTGGCCATCGACCTGTTGTACGGCGTGCTCGACCCGAGGATCCGCTATGCCAAGTAAGAATTCGACCCGCCTGCCGCACTACGTGGCCCCCTTCGAGGACGACACGCTCGGCGCCGTCGACACCGTGCGCGCCGAGGGCAAGCCGAGCAACCTCTGGCTCGACGCCTGGCGCGACGCCCGCCGCCGCCCGCTGTTCTACGTCTCCGGCGTGCTCATCCTGCTCATCACGTTCGTCGCGCTGTTCCCGTGGCTGTTCACCGCGGAGCCGCCGAACAACAACTGTCTGCTCGAGAACAGCAACGGCGCTCCGGAGGCGGGACACCCGCTCGGGTACACGAAGCAGGGCTGCGATGTGTTCTCGCGCATCGTGCACGGCACCTCGACGTCGCTCACCGTGGGCGTGCTGGTCATCCTGATGACCTCGATCGTGGGCGTCATCGTCGGCGCGCTCGCCGGTTTCTACGGCGGCTGGCTCGACAGCGTGCTCTCGCGCGTCGGCGACATCTTCTTCGCGATCCCCTACATCCTCGCGGCCGTCGTCATCATGAGCGTCTTCTCCGCCTACCGCAGCGTGCCCGTCATCGCCTTGGCGATCGGGGCGTTCGCCTGGCCGTCGACAGCGCGAGTGTTGAGGTCGGAGGTGTTGCGGGTCAAGCACTCGGACTACGTCATGGCGGCGACCGCCATCGGCATCTCGCGCTTCAAGATCCTCGTGAAGCACGTGCTGCCGAACTCGATCACCCCGGTCGTCGTCATCACGACGATCGCGCTCGCGGGTGCCATCACCGCGGAGGCGACGCTGTCGTACCTCGGCGTCGGGCTTCCCAACAGCTTCATGTCCTGGGGCAACGACATCTCGCAGGCGCAGGCCGACCTGCGCACGTCGCCGCAGACGCTCATCTACCCGTCGATCGCGCTGACGATCACGGTGCTGAGCTTCATCATGATGGGCGAGGTCGTGCGCGAGGCGCTCGACCCGAAGGCGAGGGCACAGCGTTGAGCACCATCGATCCGAACACCCCCCTGCTCGAGATCAAGGATCTCGAGGTCGGATTCCGCACGCAGAACGGACTCGTCTCCGCCGTCCGCGGCGTCAGCCTCACGGTCATGCCGGGGGAGACCCTCGCGATCGTCGGCGAGTCCGGGTCCGGCAAGTCCACGACCGCGGCGGCCGTCATCAACCTCCTTCCGGGATCGGGACAGATCACCGGCGGTCAGATCCTCTTCGAGGGGCGCGATCTCGCCAAGCTCGACCGGCGCGAGATGGAGTCCGTGCGCGGGCGCCTCATCGGCATGGTCCCGCAGGATCCGATGTCGAACCTCAACCCCGTGTGGAACGTCGGGTTCCAGGTCGAGGAGGCCATCCGCGCGAATGGCATCGCGAGCAAGAAGG carries:
- a CDS encoding ABC transporter permease: MPSKNSTRLPHYVAPFEDDTLGAVDTVRAEGKPSNLWLDAWRDARRRPLFYVSGVLILLITFVALFPWLFTAEPPNNNCLLENSNGAPEAGHPLGYTKQGCDVFSRIVHGTSTSLTVGVLVILMTSIVGVIVGALAGFYGGWLDSVLSRVGDIFFAIPYILAAVVIMSVFSAYRSVPVIALAIGAFAWPSTARVLRSEVLRVKHSDYVMAATAIGISRFKILVKHVLPNSITPVVVITTIALAGAITAEATLSYLGVGLPNSFMSWGNDISQAQADLRTSPQTLIYPSIALTITVLSFIMMGEVVREALDPKARAQR